The Diadema setosum chromosome 12, eeDiaSeto1, whole genome shotgun sequence genome has a segment encoding these proteins:
- the LOC140236298 gene encoding uncharacterized protein, which yields MPKSRSKIVKKVMGKEPPAPPSSTRRRGRKTTKSGEEDPAAGQGGSPAASGEYSVSACEHGDASWPTVVDAVVREHHVASKSVDLSPVGQLIDPPDTFDALPQALSCVGDELGSVVPMSVKEKIWKGEFLDLGILLKSDVGSLSEEASFSLVQAGGSLQVRSASRTPQIANIDMWTSAFLTYASVYVEKHGNRARELFKYMDTVRSIVRFGGYNWRTYDVQFRLRQARQPLRSWATIDTELWLTIAQPRAAFRSYTPLQPFRAGAGSGAATSYPRGRRGGPSSPARDRRAGADFARGRANHCFAFNAGSCKRAICRFAHVCANCGSSTHTAQACTRGAVNGTQKDSRPIPN from the coding sequence ATGCCGAAGTCCAGGAGTAAGATCGTGAAGAAGGTGATGGGGAAGGAGCCGCCAGCGCCGCCCTCGTCGACGCGTCGTCGTGGTCGAAAGACAACCAAGAGTGGGGAGGAGGACCCAGCAGCTGGTCAAGGCGGATCGCCTGCAGCATCCGGTGAGTATAGTGTGTCTGCGTGTGAGCATGGTGACGCCTCTTGGCCCACCGTGGTCGACGCGGTGGTGCGTGAGCACCACGTGGCAAGCAAATCGGTAGATCTTAGTCCGGTTGGTCAGTTGATTGACCCACCTGACACTTTTGATGCCCTTCCCCAAGCCTTGTCGTGCGTAGGGGATGAGCTGGGGAGCGTCGTCCCCATGTCGGTTAAAGAAAAAATTTGGAAGGGGGAGTTTCTTGATTTGGGCATCCTCCTCAAATCCGACGTAGGTTCCCTGAGTGAGGAGGCGTCATTCAGCCTCGTGCAGGCTGGAGGATCTCTGCAAGTCAGGAGCGCGAGCCGCACCCCGCAAATTGCAAATATCGATATGTGGACGTCGGCCTTTCTGACATACGCTTCGGTGTATGTAGAAAAGCATGGAAATCGAGCGCGCGAATTGTTCAAATATATGGACACAGTTCGATCAATCGTGCGCTTCGGAGGCTATAATTGGCGCACGTATGATGTGCAATTCAGGCTGCGGCAAGCGCGACAGCCGCTCCGTTCGTGGGCGACTATTGACACGGAGCTGTGGCTAACCATAGCCCAGCCCAGAGCAGCGTTTCGTTCCTATACTCCGTTGCAGCCCTTTCGGGCGGGAGCTGGGTCAGGAGCCGCCACGTCATACCCACGAGGTCGTCGCGGGGGGCCTTCCTCACCTGCGAGAGATAGGAGAGCGGGGGCAGATTTTGCACGCGGACGAGCCAATCACTGCTTCGCATTCAACGCGGGCTCTTGCAAGCGGGCGATCTGCAGATTCGCACATGTCTGCGCAAATTGCGGCTCCTCTACCCACACAGCTCAAGCCTGCACGCGGGGCGCTGTCAATGGCACCCAAAAAGACTCTCGGCCCATCCCCAATTAA